The Dasypus novemcinctus isolate mDasNov1 chromosome 2, mDasNov1.1.hap2, whole genome shotgun sequence genome includes a region encoding these proteins:
- the RFESD gene encoding Rieske domain-containing protein, with protein sequence MDLNDSVQDPEKKEYSPVCIGREDDVKKSERMTAVVHDREVVIFYHKGEYHAMDIRCYHSGGPLHLGEIEDFDGRSCIVCPWHKYKITLATGEGLYQSINPKDPSAKPKWCSKGIKQRIHTVTVDNGNIYVTLSKEPFKCDSDFYATGNFKVIQSSF encoded by the exons ATGGATCTTAATGACTCTGTACAAGATCCTGAAAAGAAGGAATATTCTCCTGTGTGTATTGGCAGAGAAGATGACGTTAAAAAATCTGAGAGAATGACAGCTGTTGTGCATGATAGGGAAGTGGTCATTTTCTATCACAAAGGAGAATATCATGCTATGGACATTCGTTGTTACC attcaGGAGGACCTTTACATTTGGGAGAAATAGAG GATTTTGATGGACGATCTTGTATTGTTTGTCCCTGGCATAAATACAAAATTACTTTGGCAACAGGAGAAGGACTCTATCAGTCTATAAACCCTAAAGATCCATCAGCAAAACCCAAGTGGTGCTCCAAAGGAATAAAACAAAGGATTCATACAGTGACAGTGGACAATGGGAATATTTATGTGACTCTTTCTAAAGAACCTTTTAAGTGTGACTCTGACTTTTATGCTACTGGAAATTTCAAAGTAATTCAGAGTtctttctga